From the Alloalcanivorax dieselolei B5 genome, one window contains:
- a CDS encoding CopD family copper resistance protein: protein MLITLHLFCAILFIGIVAFEVIFLENLRRYLPAGMMTLVEEGIHRRARKIMPYVVGLLFLTGIGLLVRVYWAGWYPPFSSVFSTLLTVKIVLALSVLVHFITAIRAAGCGNMNSRRFKITHYSVFIHMVLIVVLAKAMFYLA from the coding sequence GTGTTGATCACCCTGCACCTGTTCTGCGCGATCCTCTTTATCGGCATCGTGGCGTTCGAGGTGATCTTTCTGGAGAACCTCCGCCGGTATCTGCCCGCGGGCATGATGACGCTGGTGGAGGAGGGCATTCACCGAAGAGCGCGAAAGATCATGCCCTATGTGGTGGGGCTGCTCTTCCTCACCGGGATCGGGTTACTGGTGAGGGTGTATTGGGCAGGCTGGTATCCGCCATTCTCCAGTGTTTTTTCCACGCTTTTAACCGTGAAGATCGTGCTCGCGCTGAGCGTCCTGGTGCATTTCATTACCGCCATCCGGGCGGCTGGTTGCGGGAATATGAACTCCCGGCGCTTCAAGATTACCCACTACAGTGTGTTCATCCATATGGTGCTGATTGTGGTGTTGGCCAAGGCCATGTTCTACCTGGCCTGA
- a CDS encoding SDR family oxidoreductase, which yields MTTRTFLITGASKGIGRALAQRLAAAGHGVVGLARSAGQGDFPGTLISADLSDRANTEQVLADLASRFDFDGVVNNVGAVRPQPLGEIDLDTFDSVLALNLHPTIQATQAVLPGMRQRGWGRVVNISSLTVLGMQGRTAYASAKSALVNFTRTWALELAKTGITVNSVAPGPTETELFRENNPPGSEGEARYLSGVPMDRFGQPDEIAAAIEFLLGEHSGYITGQTLFVDGASSVGRAAFS from the coding sequence ATGACAACAAGAACCTTTCTGATTACCGGTGCCAGCAAGGGCATCGGCCGTGCCCTGGCGCAGCGGCTGGCCGCCGCCGGCCATGGCGTGGTGGGCCTGGCCCGGAGCGCCGGCCAGGGTGACTTCCCTGGCACTTTGATTTCCGCGGACCTGAGCGACCGCGCCAACACCGAGCAGGTGCTGGCGGATCTGGCCAGCCGCTTTGACTTCGACGGCGTGGTCAACAATGTCGGTGCGGTGCGCCCGCAGCCGTTGGGCGAGATCGATCTGGACACCTTCGACAGCGTGCTGGCGCTGAACCTGCACCCGACCATCCAGGCCACCCAGGCGGTGTTGCCGGGGATGCGTCAGCGCGGCTGGGGGCGTGTGGTCAATATCTCCAGCCTGACCGTGCTGGGCATGCAAGGCCGCACCGCCTACGCCTCCGCCAAATCCGCCCTGGTCAACTTCACCCGCACCTGGGCCCTGGAACTGGCGAAAACCGGCATCACCGTCAACTCGGTGGCGCCCGGTCCTACGGAAACCGAGCTGTTCCGCGAAAACAACCCGCCCGGAAGTGAAGGCGAAGCGCGCTATCTGTCCGGTGTCCCCATGGACCGGTTCGGCCAGCCGGACGAAATCGCCGCCGCCATCGAGTTCCTGCTCGGCGAGCATAGTGGCTACATTACCGGCCAGACCCTGTTCGTGGACGGCGCCTCCTCGGTGGGGCGGGCGGCGTTTTCCTGA
- a CDS encoding Crp/Fnr family transcriptional regulator, whose amino-acid sequence MSVIEALNKTALFSGMTSSALRIIAKGAHSISVPCGAHLFESGDEARSFFLLTSGIVRLYRAGLDGEDKVYQVLGEGDLIAETAMFSKPCVYPLSAQAESDCDLYRLHKEGLTELAANDSRFALYLLEQMSGRLYQAVNRFDQLTVANAGQRLVMYLLALIQEQKSHWLTLPVSVKVLAKQLNMSPETLSRLLARFRESDMISGRGRKWVVSDAAGLCRVTNLPLPEAMSSMAGSQFFRCCNFG is encoded by the coding sequence GTGTCCGTTATCGAAGCGCTGAACAAAACCGCTCTGTTTTCCGGGATGACATCATCGGCTTTGCGGATCATCGCGAAGGGCGCGCATTCCATATCGGTGCCCTGTGGAGCCCATTTATTCGAGTCGGGGGACGAGGCACGTTCGTTCTTCCTGCTGACGTCCGGCATCGTGCGTCTCTACCGCGCCGGTCTGGACGGTGAGGACAAGGTCTATCAGGTCTTGGGGGAAGGGGATTTGATCGCGGAAACCGCCATGTTTTCCAAACCCTGCGTCTATCCGCTCTCCGCCCAGGCGGAGAGCGACTGTGATCTTTACCGATTACACAAAGAGGGCCTGACCGAATTGGCCGCCAATGATTCCCGCTTCGCCCTGTATCTGCTTGAGCAAATGTCGGGCCGGTTGTATCAGGCGGTCAACCGCTTTGATCAGCTGACCGTGGCCAATGCCGGCCAACGTCTGGTGATGTACCTGCTCGCTCTGATCCAGGAGCAGAAAAGCCACTGGCTGACCCTGCCGGTCAGCGTCAAGGTACTGGCGAAGCAACTGAACATGTCCCCGGAGACACTTTCCAGATTGCTGGCCCGCTTCCGGGAAAGCGACATGATCAGCGGCCGGGGCCGCAAGTGGGTGGTTTCCGATGCCGCCGGCCTTTGCCGGGTCACCAACCTCCCGCTGCCGGAGGCCATGTCCTCCATGGCAGGCAGCCAGTTTTTCCGCTGCTGCAACTTCGGCTAG